In a genomic window of Sulfurimonas denitrificans DSM 1251:
- the recQ gene encoding DNA helicase RecQ encodes MKYKLLKDNFGHNSFRELQEDGVNAILDGRDLLMILPTGGGKSLVYQLPTLLMDGISIVISPLIALMQDQVSSLRAQGMSAQMISSAQSRDEVDEIIAQAQNGELKFLYLSPERLNNQATIAMLRGLNINFFVVDEAHCISQWGHEFRDDYRALGNLRANFASTPICAFTATSTEHVTEDILRELRFQNPLLLKGKIFRKNIFISLERRVANGHEQLKLFLARHKKESGIIYVSSRKKAEELSLFLNKSGYKSLPYHAGLPQHVREQNFKIFVNDKIDIMVATIAFGMGIDKSNIRFVVHMSLPKSLENYYQEIGRAGRDGDDAEVIMFFNAADLTQHKRFLDDIQNEEYKEHLSQKIETIYKYATSEICFHKQIAEYFEDTLDECLTGCDNCANSKEIRENITKEAQMILSAIYKTEQKFGKNYIIDILRGSKEQKLLANSADKLSVYGIGESRAKRVWYVILERLLELKIVYLGEFSVLKLTQEAAETLRGKKEIFIRASRLHVSDKAKRVKPRDEEDFDAELFEKLKAKRTQIAGELKVPAYIVFSDKVLKNLSVAKPQNRENMLEVNGVAEKKFQLYGAQFLEVFNK; translated from the coding sequence ATGAAATACAAACTACTCAAAGACAACTTTGGGCATAACAGTTTTAGAGAGCTTCAAGAAGATGGTGTTAATGCCATCTTAGATGGTCGTGACTTGCTTATGATTTTACCAACTGGTGGCGGAAAATCGCTTGTTTATCAGCTCCCTACACTTCTGATGGACGGCATAAGCATAGTTATATCGCCACTTATAGCACTTATGCAAGACCAAGTCTCTTCACTTAGAGCGCAAGGAATGAGTGCGCAGATGATAAGCTCCGCACAAAGCCGTGATGAAGTAGATGAGATAATCGCTCAAGCACAAAATGGCGAGTTAAAGTTTTTATATCTCTCTCCTGAGAGGCTAAACAATCAAGCCACAATTGCGATGCTGCGAGGTTTAAATATAAACTTCTTTGTAGTAGATGAAGCGCACTGTATCTCACAATGGGGACATGAGTTTAGAGATGATTATAGAGCGCTTGGGAACTTAAGAGCAAACTTTGCATCAACTCCCATCTGCGCATTTACTGCAACTTCAACAGAGCATGTAACTGAGGATATACTGCGAGAGTTGAGATTTCAAAATCCGCTTCTCTTAAAGGGGAAAATATTTCGTAAAAATATTTTTATCTCTCTTGAGCGCAGAGTTGCAAATGGACACGAACAGCTCAAACTCTTCTTAGCAAGACATAAAAAAGAGAGCGGAATCATCTATGTAAGCTCAAGAAAAAAGGCAGAGGAGTTAAGTCTCTTTCTCAATAAAAGCGGTTATAAATCTCTGCCATATCACGCAGGTCTGCCTCAGCATGTAAGAGAGCAAAACTTCAAAATTTTTGTAAATGACAAGATAGATATTATGGTTGCAACCATAGCTTTTGGAATGGGAATAGATAAGAGTAATATCCGTTTTGTAGTTCACATGTCACTTCCAAAATCATTAGAGAACTACTATCAAGAGATAGGACGAGCTGGGCGAGATGGGGATGACGCAGAGGTTATTATGTTCTTTAATGCAGCTGATCTTACTCAACACAAAAGATTTTTGGATGATATACAAAATGAGGAGTATAAAGAGCATCTAAGCCAAAAAATAGAGACTATCTACAAATACGCAACAAGTGAAATCTGTTTTCACAAGCAGATAGCCGAGTACTTTGAAGATACGCTTGATGAGTGTTTAACTGGGTGCGACAATTGCGCAAACTCTAAAGAGATTAGAGAGAACATCACAAAAGAGGCTCAGATGATTCTAAGTGCCATCTATAAAACAGAGCAGAAGTTTGGAAAAAACTACATTATAGATATTTTAAGAGGTTCAAAAGAGCAAAAACTCTTAGCTAACAGTGCTGATAAACTCTCTGTCTATGGGATTGGTGAGAGTAGAGCCAAGCGAGTTTGGTATGTTATCTTAGAGAGGCTCTTAGAGCTAAAAATAGTATATTTGGGTGAGTTTAGCGTTCTCAAACTAACACAAGAAGCCGCAGAGACACTAAGAGGCAAAAAAGAGATTTTTATAAGAGCCTCAAGACTACATGTAAGCGATAAAGCAAAGAGAGTAAAACCTAGAGATGAAGAAGATTTCGATGCAGAACTATTTGAAAAATTAAAAGCAAAACGAACACAAATCGCTGGTGAGCTAAAAGTTCCAGCTTACATAGTCTTCTCAGATAAAGTACTCAAAAATCTCTCCGTTGCAAAACCGCAAAACAGAGAGAATATGTTAGAGGTAAACGGTGTTGCAGAGAAGAAGTTTCAGCTCTATGGGGCGCAGTTTTTAGAAGTTTTTAATAAATAA